Proteins from a genomic interval of Pantoea deleyi:
- a CDS encoding bifunctional 4-hydroxy-2-oxoglutarate aldolase/2-dehydro-3-deoxy-phosphogluconate aldolase — protein sequence MKNWKMSAEQILTTGPVVPVIVVNKLEHAVPMAKALVAGGVKVLEVTLRTPVAMDALRAMIREVPEAIVGAGTVINPQQLQEVTDAGAQFVISPGVTDSLLKAAVEGPVPLIPGISTVSELMTGMDYGLREFKFFPAEANGGVKALQAIGGPFPQVRFCPTGGISPANYRDYLALKSVLCIGGSWLVPNDALEAGDWDRITRLAREAVEGAK from the coding sequence ATGAAAAACTGGAAAATGAGTGCCGAACAGATTCTGACCACCGGGCCTGTGGTGCCGGTCATCGTTGTCAATAAACTGGAACATGCGGTGCCGATGGCGAAGGCGCTGGTGGCGGGTGGCGTTAAAGTGCTGGAAGTCACGCTGCGCACGCCCGTTGCGATGGATGCCTTACGTGCAATGATCAGAGAGGTGCCGGAGGCGATCGTGGGCGCGGGCACGGTCATCAATCCTCAGCAGTTACAGGAAGTCACCGACGCTGGCGCACAGTTTGTCATCAGCCCTGGCGTAACCGACTCCCTGCTTAAAGCCGCCGTTGAAGGGCCGGTTCCGCTGATCCCGGGGATCAGCACCGTCTCTGAGTTAATGACCGGCATGGACTACGGCCTGCGCGAATTTAAGTTTTTCCCGGCGGAAGCGAATGGTGGGGTGAAAGCCCTGCAGGCGATTGGCGGACCTTTTCCGCAGGTGCGTTTCTGCCCGACCGGCGGTATCTCGCCAGCGAACTACCGCGACTATCTGGCGCTGAAAAGCGTGCTCTGCATCGGCGGCTCCTGGCTGGTGCCAAACGACGCGCTGGAAGCGGGCGACTGGGATCGCATCACCCGGCTGGCCCGCGAAGCGGTCGAGGGCGCGAAGTAA
- the copC gene encoding copper homeostasis periplasmic binding protein CopC produces MQKKRISRVVIALMAAGTMAFSSLAAAHAHLRSSAPADNAQVAASPDTLTLTFSEDIEAAFSGVTLVDSHQKPVATDKARVAADQKKQLIVGLSQPLKAGDYQVNWHVLSVDGHKTAGHYRFSVK; encoded by the coding sequence ATGCAGAAAAAACGTATTTCTCGTGTGGTTATTGCGCTGATGGCCGCCGGGACGATGGCATTCAGCTCGCTGGCTGCCGCACACGCGCATCTTCGTTCCTCGGCCCCGGCTGACAATGCGCAGGTGGCCGCTTCCCCCGATACCCTGACGCTGACTTTCAGTGAAGATATCGAAGCGGCCTTCAGCGGCGTGACGCTGGTGGACAGCCATCAGAAGCCCGTTGCCACCGATAAAGCCCGCGTGGCCGCTGACCAGAAAAAGCAGCTGATTGTGGGCCTGTCGCAGCCGCTGAAGGCGGGAGATTATCAGGTTAACTGGCATGTCCTGTCGGTCGATGGACACAAAACGGCCGGACACTATCGCTTCAGCGTGAAGTAA
- a CDS encoding YebY family protein, translating to MLLKKVVPAILLLSLCGQALAAQIITVSRFEIGKEKWPFNREEVMLTCEKDGALFAINPSTLMQYPLNDIADQLFKNKQVKAQPISVIQSEDKAHPGQMMSLQPIIERTQALCGK from the coding sequence ATGTTGCTGAAGAAAGTGGTCCCCGCAATCCTGTTGTTATCCCTCTGCGGCCAGGCGCTGGCGGCACAAATCATTACCGTCAGCCGCTTTGAGATTGGCAAGGAGAAGTGGCCCTTCAATCGTGAAGAGGTGATGCTGACCTGCGAGAAAGATGGGGCGCTGTTTGCCATCAACCCGAGCACCCTGATGCAATATCCGCTGAACGACATCGCAGACCAGCTGTTTAAGAACAAACAGGTGAAAGCGCAGCCAATCAGCGTGATTCAGAGCGAAGATAAAGCGCATCCGGGCCAGATGATGAGTCTGCAGCCGATCATCGAGCGCACCCAGGCACTGTGCGGTAAATAG
- the hexR gene encoding transcriptional regulator HexR, with translation MNMLEKIEAQFAALSKAEQKVARQILAAPQAAIHSSIATLAREACVSEPSVNRFCHRLGTRGFPDFKLHLAQSLVTNSNRVIHGVEDDDDAEHYSRKIFDSALAGLQRVRDQLNSVHLQQAVTLLAQADKLAFFGLGTSGVVAHDAFTRFLRFNLPVIWSDDIVIQRMSCINSRAGDVFVLISHTGRTKNMVELARLARVNGSTVIAITSPDSPLAHEAAIALVLDVTEDTDVCLPMVSRLAQLTVIDVLATGLTLERGAPFRENLKRVKEALKASRYEKPTLREEDVQQKN, from the coding sequence ATGAATATGCTGGAAAAGATTGAGGCGCAGTTCGCTGCGCTGAGCAAAGCGGAACAGAAAGTCGCCCGGCAGATTCTGGCTGCTCCACAGGCAGCGATACACTCCAGCATTGCAACGCTGGCACGGGAAGCCTGTGTCAGCGAACCCAGCGTAAACCGCTTCTGCCACCGGCTGGGCACACGCGGCTTTCCCGACTTCAAACTGCATCTGGCGCAGAGCCTGGTGACAAACAGCAACCGGGTCATCCACGGCGTGGAAGACGATGATGACGCAGAGCACTACAGCCGCAAAATCTTCGACTCGGCGCTGGCCGGACTGCAGCGGGTGCGGGATCAGCTGAACAGCGTTCATCTGCAGCAGGCGGTCACCCTGCTCGCGCAGGCCGACAAGCTCGCCTTTTTCGGGCTGGGCACCTCCGGCGTGGTGGCGCACGACGCCTTCACCAGATTTCTGCGCTTTAATCTGCCGGTCATCTGGTCGGACGATATTGTGATCCAGCGCATGAGTTGCATAAATAGTCGAGCCGGTGACGTTTTTGTTCTCATTTCGCATACTGGGCGCACAAAAAATATGGTAGAACTGGCTCGCCTGGCCCGTGTAAACGGTTCCACCGTTATTGCCATCACCTCTCCCGATTCACCCCTGGCCCACGAAGCAGCGATCGCTTTAGTGCTTGATGTAACGGAAGATACTGATGTCTGTTTGCCGATGGTATCGCGCCTGGCCCAGCTGACCGTGATCGATGTTCTGGCGACCGGTTTGACCCTGGAACGGGGAGCACCCTTCCGGGAAAACCTGAAACGCGTGAAAGAGGCGTTGAAAGCGTCGCGTTACGAAAAGCCCACACTGCGGGAAGAGGATGTTCAGCAAAAAAATTAA
- the zwf gene encoding glucose-6-phosphate dehydrogenase — MAVTQTAQACDLVIFGAKGDLARRKLLPSLYQLEKAGQIHAETRIIGVGRAEWDKAEYTKVVREALETFMKEKIDEALWDKLSNRLDFCNLDVNDTTHFPKLGKMLDQKNRTTINYFAMPPSTFGAICQGLGTAKLNAKPARVVMEKPLGTSLETSQEINDSVGEYFDESQVFRIDHYLGKETVLNLLALRFANSIFVNNWDNRTIDHVQITVAEEVGIEGRWGYFDKAGQMRDMIQNHLLQILTMIAMSPPSDLSADSIRDEKVKVLRSLRRIDQTNVREKTVRGQYTAGFVQGKKVPGYLEEEGANKSSSTETFVAIRVDIDNWRWAGVPFYLRTGKRLPTKCSEVVVYFKNPEMNLFKDSYSELPQNKLTIRLQPDEGVDIEILNKVPGLDHKHKLQTTKLDLSYSETFNQSHLADAYERLLLESMRGIQALFVRRDEVEAAWTYVDSIINAWAADGDSSKPYQAGTWGPVASVAMITRDGRSWNEFE, encoded by the coding sequence ATGGCGGTAACACAAACAGCCCAGGCATGCGATCTGGTGATTTTCGGTGCCAAAGGCGATCTTGCACGCCGTAAACTGTTGCCTTCACTGTATCAGTTAGAGAAAGCGGGTCAGATCCACGCTGAAACCCGCATCATTGGGGTGGGCCGTGCCGAGTGGGACAAAGCGGAATACACCAAAGTGGTACGTGAAGCGCTGGAAACCTTCATGAAGGAGAAGATTGACGAAGCGCTGTGGGACAAACTCAGCAATCGTCTCGACTTCTGCAACCTCGATGTCAACGACACCACGCACTTCCCGAAACTGGGCAAGATGCTGGACCAGAAGAACCGCACCACCATTAACTACTTTGCGATGCCGCCAAGCACCTTTGGCGCGATCTGTCAGGGGCTGGGCACCGCGAAGCTGAATGCAAAACCGGCGCGCGTGGTAATGGAGAAGCCGCTGGGCACCTCGCTGGAGACCTCGCAGGAGATCAACGACAGCGTTGGCGAATATTTTGATGAAAGCCAGGTGTTCCGTATCGACCACTATCTCGGCAAAGAGACCGTGCTGAACCTGCTGGCGCTGCGTTTTGCCAACTCAATCTTCGTCAACAACTGGGATAACCGCACCATCGACCACGTGCAGATCACCGTGGCCGAAGAGGTGGGGATCGAAGGCCGCTGGGGTTACTTCGACAAAGCCGGTCAGATGCGTGACATGATCCAGAACCACCTGCTGCAGATCCTGACCATGATCGCCATGTCGCCGCCGTCCGATCTCAGCGCTGACAGCATCCGTGATGAGAAAGTCAAAGTGCTGCGCTCGCTGCGCCGCATCGACCAGACCAACGTGCGCGAGAAGACCGTGCGTGGTCAGTACACCGCGGGCTTCGTGCAGGGCAAAAAAGTGCCGGGCTATCTGGAAGAAGAGGGAGCGAATAAGTCCAGCTCAACGGAGACCTTCGTGGCTATCCGCGTGGATATCGACAACTGGCGCTGGGCGGGCGTGCCGTTCTACCTGCGTACCGGTAAGCGTCTGCCGACCAAATGCTCTGAAGTTGTGGTTTATTTCAAAAACCCGGAGATGAACCTGTTCAAGGATTCCTACTCTGAGCTGCCGCAGAACAAGCTGACGATTCGTCTGCAGCCGGATGAAGGGGTGGATATCGAAATCCTGAACAAAGTGCCGGGTCTGGATCACAAGCACAAACTGCAGACCACCAAGCTGGACCTGAGCTACTCCGAGACCTTTAACCAGTCGCACCTGGCCGATGCCTACGAGCGCCTGCTGCTGGAGAGCATGCGCGGTATTCAGGCGCTGTTCGTCCGCCGTGATGAGGTGGAAGCGGCGTGGACCTATGTGGATTCCATCATCAACGCCTGGGCCGCCGATGGCGATTCTTCCAAGCCGTATCAGGCGGGCACCTGGGGCCCGGTGGCATCGGTCGCGATGATCACCCGCGATGGTCGTTCGTGGAACGAGTTTGAATAA
- a CDS encoding tellurite resistance TerB family protein, with product MTNWLQQIQSVLAKKGGEGKAGGSLSDMLAPGALGGLAGMLIASKSSRKLLTKYGGKALIIGGGAAAGAVLWSKYKQRVSEAHQNEPEFGVTQTPVDQRAERLVTALVFAAKSDGHIDDQERAAIEQNIHQAGYGQEAERLIQKAMNRPLDPQWLAADVRNEEEALELYFLSCAAIDIDHFMERSYLSALGDALKIPQDVRDGIQQDLNEEKARLPAG from the coding sequence ATGACTAACTGGTTGCAACAGATTCAGTCCGTGCTGGCGAAAAAGGGGGGTGAGGGTAAAGCGGGAGGCAGCCTGAGCGATATGCTCGCGCCCGGTGCGCTGGGCGGTCTGGCCGGAATGCTGATCGCCAGTAAATCGTCGCGTAAGCTGCTGACGAAATATGGTGGCAAAGCGCTGATTATCGGCGGCGGTGCCGCCGCAGGCGCGGTGCTGTGGAGCAAATATAAACAGCGGGTCAGCGAAGCGCACCAGAATGAACCTGAGTTTGGCGTAACGCAGACGCCGGTTGACCAGCGTGCCGAACGCCTGGTGACGGCGCTGGTGTTTGCCGCTAAAAGCGACGGACACATCGACGATCAGGAGCGCGCTGCCATTGAGCAGAATATTCACCAGGCCGGCTACGGGCAGGAGGCGGAGCGGCTGATCCAGAAGGCGATGAACCGTCCGCTCGATCCGCAGTGGCTGGCCGCCGATGTCAGAAATGAGGAGGAGGCGCTGGAGCTCTACTTCCTGAGCTGCGCGGCCATCGATATCGATCATTTTATGGAGCGCAGCTACCTCTCTGCGCTGGGCGACGCCCTGAAAATCCCGCAGGATGTCCGCGACGGCATCCAGCAGGATCTCAACGAAGAAAAAGCCCGACTCCCCGCCGGATAA
- a CDS encoding WapI family immunity protein, which yields MFDIRNEEFTFTIAPFERVVDNEADPVNHHWDWIQSWVEFSVSGLKVAFKTEFTVGELKMLKKEFSAFHQAIINQQKIKSFNYQSDTHQLDMILTNEKSIDGVTIDFILRPEPHADSVQVKGSFGLDESYFPGILNRLDEMIQWQN from the coding sequence ATGTTTGATATTAGGAATGAAGAGTTTACATTCACAATCGCTCCCTTTGAACGCGTAGTAGATAACGAAGCCGATCCTGTTAACCATCACTGGGACTGGATACAGTCCTGGGTGGAGTTTTCAGTAAGCGGCCTGAAAGTGGCCTTTAAGACGGAGTTCACCGTTGGAGAATTGAAAATGCTGAAAAAGGAATTTTCAGCTTTTCATCAGGCGATTATTAATCAGCAAAAGATCAAGTCGTTTAACTATCAGAGCGATACTCATCAACTGGATATGATACTGACCAATGAAAAAAGTATTGATGGCGTAACTATTGATTTTATTCTTCGCCCGGAACCACATGCCGACAGCGTCCAGGTTAAAGGCAGCTTTGGCCTTGATGAAAGCTATTTTCCCGGCATTCTGAATCGACTTGATGAAATGATTCAATGGCAGAATTAA
- the exoX gene encoding exodeoxyribonuclease X, with translation MMFRVIDTETCGLQGGVVEVASVDVVDGQIVNPMSDLILPDRPISRQAMAVHRITEAMVAGKPTIEEAIPRYYGSAFYVAHNASFDRRMLPEMFGEWICTMQLARQLWPGIKYGNQALRHSLKLDVTPPADLHAHRALYDCYVTAALLIRIMETSGWSASEMIVRSQPAAQRDDILPFGKYRGQAIAVIARKDPGYLKWVLENVSDLRPPLRQALRKYLTEPQ, from the coding sequence ATGATGTTTCGCGTTATCGATACCGAAACCTGCGGCCTGCAGGGCGGCGTGGTCGAAGTCGCCTCCGTGGATGTGGTGGATGGGCAGATTGTGAATCCCATGAGCGACCTCATCCTGCCTGACCGCCCGATCAGCCGTCAGGCGATGGCGGTGCATCGCATCACCGAAGCGATGGTGGCCGGTAAACCGACCATTGAAGAGGCGATTCCGCGCTATTACGGCAGCGCTTTTTACGTGGCGCACAACGCCAGCTTTGACCGCAGGATGCTGCCGGAGATGTTTGGCGAATGGATCTGCACGATGCAGCTGGCGCGTCAGCTCTGGCCGGGCATTAAGTATGGCAATCAGGCGCTGCGTCATTCGCTGAAGCTGGATGTGACGCCCCCTGCCGATCTGCATGCCCACCGCGCGCTCTATGACTGCTATGTCACGGCGGCGCTGCTGATCCGGATCATGGAGACCTCGGGCTGGAGCGCGTCCGAAATGATTGTCCGTTCACAACCGGCAGCCCAGCGCGACGACATCCTGCCGTTCGGCAAATATCGCGGCCAGGCGATCGCGGTGATTGCCCGCAAGGATCCGGGCTACCTGAAGTGGGTGCTGGAGAATGTCAGCGACCTGCGCCCGCCGTTGCGACAGGCGCTGCGAAAATACCTGACCGAGCCTCAGTAA
- the copD gene encoding copper homeostasis membrane protein CopD — MTTLWIVLRALHFAAVMLLTGSACFSALLAPRRYRPQLTGRLFPLIRGSAWLALLTALAMLACQNVLMSGDSTHLADAAIWMAVLSTHFGTVWQGEILFSLLAAGALFVTGSVRSPLLLLAGVLQLVAMALIGHAAMRDGWAGVLQPFNHALHLIASAFWAGGLLPLLLLMREARQIDRRTDAIRTMMRFSRYGHLAVALTLLSGVINSLMIAGWPLARQDSRYIELLLYKVLLVALMVGVALFNRYWLVPRFRLAGSGTQQKFIRMTQLELLLACGVVGLVSVFATLSPA; from the coding sequence GTGACTACCCTCTGGATAGTGTTGCGGGCGTTGCACTTCGCCGCCGTGATGCTGCTGACGGGCAGCGCCTGTTTCAGCGCGCTGCTGGCGCCGCGGCGTTATCGTCCGCAACTGACCGGGCGACTCTTTCCGCTGATAAGAGGGAGTGCCTGGCTGGCGCTGCTCACTGCGCTGGCGATGCTGGCCTGTCAGAATGTGCTGATGAGCGGTGACAGCACGCATCTGGCCGACGCCGCTATCTGGATGGCGGTACTGAGCACGCATTTTGGTACGGTCTGGCAGGGTGAGATCCTGTTCAGCCTGCTGGCCGCTGGCGCCCTGTTCGTGACCGGCAGCGTTCGCTCTCCACTGCTTTTGCTGGCGGGCGTACTGCAACTGGTCGCAATGGCCCTGATTGGGCACGCCGCGATGCGCGATGGCTGGGCCGGCGTGCTGCAGCCGTTCAACCATGCGCTGCATCTGATAGCGTCCGCGTTCTGGGCTGGGGGGTTACTGCCCCTGTTGCTGCTGATGCGCGAAGCGCGTCAGATTGATCGCCGCACCGATGCTATCCGCACCATGATGCGGTTTTCACGCTACGGGCACCTGGCGGTGGCGCTGACGCTGCTGAGCGGGGTCATTAACAGCCTGATGATCGCGGGCTGGCCGCTGGCCCGGCAGGACTCGCGCTATATTGAGTTGCTGCTGTACAAAGTATTGCTGGTTGCCCTGATGGTCGGCGTGGCGCTGTTTAACCGTTACTGGCTGGTTCCGCGCTTTCGTCTGGCGGGCAGCGGAACGCAGCAGAAATTTATTCGCATGACGCAGCTTGAACTGCTGCTGGCGTGCGGAGTGGTTGGGCTGGTCAGCGTTTTTGCCACGCTGTCGCCAGCCTGA
- a CDS encoding prolyl oligopeptidase family serine peptidase — MKAPIAKKIPHEMTLHGETRIDDYYWLRDDKRENSEVLDYLRAENNYGKKIMSSQQPLQERVLKEIIDRLPPEDHSVPYVKNGYRYQSRYQSGNEYPAYYRQPAASDESGEWTLLLDANQRASHSEFYTMGALHISPDNRLMALAEDFLSRRQYGIRFRNLESGSWYPEVLSNASSSFAWGNDSRTVYYVRKHPQTLLSYQVWRHELGTPQSDDQLVYEEQDDTYHLSVHKSTSKQFIMIALYSTNTSEIQLIDANFPDAQPHVFLPRRRDHEYSIDHYDHQFFIRSNREGKNFGLYRSRYLDESRWETLIPARESVVMEDFQLFRDWLVVEERQRGLTSLRQINWASGETSGIAFDDPTYVTWLAYNPSPRTSKLRYGYSSMTTPTTLFELDMDTGERRILKQSAVKGFNADDYRSEHHWIKVSDGTEVPVSLVYHRKHYQPGQNPMLVYGYGAYGSSMDADFSVSRLSLLDRGFVYALIQVRGGGELGQQWYDGGRLLNKMNSFTDFIEVTEALVARGFGHPDRLYAMGGSAGGLLMGGVINLAPQQFHGVVAQVPFVDVVTTMLDESIPLTTGEYDEWGNPNDPEYYHYIRQYSPYDNVEAKAYPHLLVTTGLHDSQVQYWEPAKWVAKLRSLKTDNNLLLLCTDMDAGHGGKSGRYKAYEGIAMEYTFLLGLAQGTLPPAQDY, encoded by the coding sequence ATGAAAGCCCCCATCGCAAAAAAAATTCCTCATGAGATGACGCTGCACGGCGAGACGCGCATAGACGACTACTACTGGCTGCGCGACGACAAACGTGAAAACAGCGAAGTCCTTGATTATCTGCGCGCCGAGAACAATTACGGCAAAAAGATCATGTCATCACAGCAGCCGCTGCAGGAGCGGGTGTTAAAAGAGATCATCGATCGGCTGCCGCCCGAAGATCACTCGGTGCCCTATGTAAAAAATGGCTACCGCTATCAGAGCCGTTATCAGAGCGGTAATGAGTACCCGGCCTATTATCGCCAGCCCGCCGCGAGTGACGAGTCGGGGGAGTGGACTCTGCTGCTGGACGCCAATCAGCGCGCCTCGCACAGTGAGTTTTACACCATGGGTGCGCTGCATATCAGCCCGGATAATCGCCTGATGGCGCTGGCGGAAGATTTTCTGTCGCGACGCCAGTATGGTATTCGCTTTCGCAACCTTGAGAGCGGCAGCTGGTATCCTGAGGTGCTGAGCAACGCCTCCTCCAGCTTCGCCTGGGGCAACGATTCGCGCACCGTCTACTATGTGCGCAAGCATCCGCAGACGCTGCTCTCCTATCAGGTCTGGCGTCATGAACTGGGCACGCCGCAGTCAGATGATCAGCTGGTCTATGAAGAGCAGGATGACACCTATCATCTCAGCGTCCATAAAAGCACCTCCAAACAGTTCATCATGATCGCGCTCTACAGCACCAACACCAGCGAAATCCAGCTGATTGATGCTAATTTTCCCGACGCGCAGCCGCATGTCTTTCTGCCGCGCCGCCGCGATCATGAGTACAGCATCGATCATTACGATCACCAGTTTTTTATTCGCTCTAACCGGGAAGGCAAAAACTTCGGGCTTTATCGCAGCCGTTATCTGGACGAGTCGCGCTGGGAGACGCTGATCCCGGCGCGGGAGTCGGTGGTGATGGAAGATTTTCAGCTGTTCCGCGACTGGCTGGTGGTTGAGGAGCGTCAGCGCGGCTTAACCAGCCTGCGGCAGATCAACTGGGCCAGCGGCGAAACCAGCGGTATCGCCTTTGACGATCCGACCTATGTCACCTGGCTGGCCTACAACCCTTCGCCACGCACCAGCAAACTGCGTTACGGCTACTCATCGATGACCACGCCGACCACGCTGTTTGAGCTGGACATGGACACCGGCGAACGGCGCATCCTGAAACAGAGCGCGGTGAAGGGCTTCAACGCAGATGATTACCGGAGCGAGCATCACTGGATCAAGGTCAGCGACGGCACTGAAGTCCCGGTGTCGCTGGTCTATCACCGTAAACACTATCAGCCGGGGCAGAACCCGATGCTGGTCTACGGCTACGGCGCCTACGGCAGCAGCATGGACGCCGATTTCAGCGTCAGCCGCCTGAGCCTGCTGGATCGCGGCTTCGTCTATGCGCTGATCCAGGTGCGCGGCGGCGGCGAGCTGGGACAGCAGTGGTATGACGGTGGCCGCCTGCTCAACAAAATGAACAGCTTCACCGATTTTATTGAGGTGACGGAGGCGCTGGTGGCACGCGGATTCGGCCATCCCGATCGGCTTTATGCGATGGGTGGCAGCGCGGGCGGGCTGTTAATGGGCGGGGTGATTAACCTGGCACCGCAACAGTTTCACGGGGTCGTGGCGCAGGTGCCGTTTGTGGATGTGGTCACGACAATGCTCGATGAGTCGATCCCGCTGACGACCGGCGAGTATGACGAGTGGGGGAATCCCAACGATCCGGAGTACTACCACTACATCCGCCAGTACAGCCCTTATGACAACGTGGAGGCGAAAGCCTATCCCCATCTGCTGGTTACCACCGGACTGCACGATTCGCAGGTGCAGTACTGGGAGCCAGCGAAATGGGTGGCGAAGCTGAGATCGCTGAAAACCGACAATAACCTGCTGCTGCTCTGCACCGACATGGATGCCGGGCACGGCGGTAAGTCGGGACGCTACAAAGCTTACGAGGGGATTGCGATGGAATATACCTTCCTGCTGGGGCTGGCGCAGGGCACGTTGCCGCCAGCCCAGGATTACTGA
- the purT gene encoding formate-dependent phosphoribosylglycinamide formyltransferase — MTTLGTALRPAATRVMLLGSGELGKEVALECQRLGVEVIAVDRYADAPAMHVAHRSHVINMLDGAALAALIAEEKPDFVVPEIEAIATDMLVELEQQGQRVVPTARAARLTMNREGIRRLAAEELSLPTSRYRFADSKASFDDAAAEIGFPCIVKPVMSSSGKGQSFIRDGSQLDQAWAYAQQGGRAGAGRVIVEGVVNFDFEITLLTISAVDGIHFCAPIGHRQEDGDYRESWQPQQMSDVALQRAQDVAAQVVKALGGYGLFGVELFVCGDEVVFSEVSPRPHDTGMVTLISQDLSEFALHVRAFLGLPIGGIRQYGPSASAVILPQLDSQNVQFVNVEAALGAGLQLRLFGKPEISGQRRLGVALASGDSTTQAIARAVASAAAVTVQG, encoded by the coding sequence ATGACAACTCTCGGAACCGCGCTGCGTCCGGCAGCGACGCGCGTGATGTTATTGGGTTCAGGTGAACTGGGAAAAGAGGTGGCGCTGGAGTGTCAGCGTCTGGGTGTGGAGGTGATCGCGGTGGATCGTTACGCCGATGCGCCAGCGATGCACGTCGCACATCGCAGCCATGTGATTAACATGCTGGATGGCGCAGCGCTGGCCGCGCTGATCGCAGAAGAGAAGCCTGACTTTGTCGTACCGGAAATCGAGGCGATCGCCACCGATATGCTGGTTGAGCTTGAGCAGCAGGGTCAGCGCGTCGTGCCGACCGCCCGCGCCGCCCGGCTGACCATGAATCGCGAAGGCATCCGTCGTCTGGCCGCCGAAGAGTTATCCCTGCCGACCTCCCGCTACCGCTTTGCCGACAGCAAGGCGAGTTTCGATGACGCCGCCGCCGAAATCGGCTTCCCCTGCATCGTGAAGCCGGTCATGAGTTCCTCCGGTAAAGGCCAGAGCTTTATCCGTGATGGCAGCCAGCTCGATCAGGCCTGGGCATATGCGCAACAGGGTGGCCGCGCCGGTGCCGGTCGCGTCATCGTCGAAGGCGTGGTGAATTTCGATTTCGAGATCACCCTGCTGACCATCAGCGCCGTAGACGGCATTCATTTCTGCGCGCCGATTGGTCACCGCCAGGAGGATGGCGATTATCGTGAGTCCTGGCAGCCGCAGCAGATGAGCGATGTGGCGCTGCAGCGGGCGCAGGATGTGGCTGCGCAGGTGGTGAAGGCGCTGGGCGGCTATGGCCTGTTTGGCGTTGAGCTGTTTGTCTGCGGTGATGAGGTAGTGTTCAGCGAAGTCTCGCCGCGTCCGCATGACACCGGCATGGTGACGCTGATTTCGCAGGATCTGTCGGAGTTTGCGCTCCACGTCCGGGCATTCCTCGGCCTGCCGATTGGCGGGATCCGCCAGTATGGTCCGTCCGCGTCCGCCGTGATCCTGCCGCAGCTGGACAGCCAGAACGTGCAGTTTGTGAATGTTGAAGCGGCGCTGGGTGCGGGTCTGCAACTGCGCCTGTTCGGTAAACCGGAGATCAGCGGGCAGCGTCGTCTGGGCGTTGCGCTGGCCAGCGGTGACAGCACCACACAAGCGATTGCGCGTGCCGTTGCCAGCGCAGCTGCGGTCACCGTTCAGGGATAA
- a CDS encoding tyrosine-type recombinase/integrase, giving the protein MIGGTNENGQFYRVIRLAGIELPEGQISHVLRHSFASHLIMAGGKMIVPQCILRHSNIRVTMRYAHFAPDYPEDAIRFNSLAFITKKNGGKEFRRGEQKVTEWEITH; this is encoded by the coding sequence ATCATCGGCGGCACAAATGAGAACGGACAGTTTTATCGGGTCATTCGCCTGGCCGGTATTGAATTACCCGAAGGCCAGATAAGCCATGTACTGCGCCATAGCTTTGCCAGTCACTTAATAATGGCCGGGGGAAAGATGATCGTGCCGCAATGTATTCTCAGGCATTCCAACATCAGGGTAACGATGCGTTATGCGCACTTCGCGCCTGATTATCCTGAAGATGCAATTCGCTTCAATTCGCTGGCGTTTATAACGAAGAAAAATGGCGGCAAAGAATTCAGGAGAGGAGAACAGAAGGTAACAGAATGGGAAATAACTCATTGA
- a CDS encoding DNA polymerase III subunit theta → MSHNLARLTQEEKDRINVDLAAAGVAFKERYNMPVVAEMVVQEQPEALRDWFRQRLMHYRQASLSLSRLPYEPKMKS, encoded by the coding sequence ATGAGTCATAACCTTGCCCGACTGACCCAGGAAGAGAAAGACAGGATTAATGTCGATCTGGCGGCCGCGGGCGTGGCGTTTAAAGAGCGCTACAACATGCCGGTGGTGGCCGAGATGGTCGTGCAGGAGCAGCCCGAAGCGCTGCGCGACTGGTTCCGTCAGCGTCTGATGCACTATCGCCAGGCCTCACTCAGCCTGTCGCGTCTGCCTTATGAACCGAAGATGAAATCATGA